Genomic DNA from Prunus persica cultivar Lovell chromosome G1, Prunus_persica_NCBIv2, whole genome shotgun sequence:
caaaacGAAGGCGTCTTGGTAAACGCCgcctctcctcctccttcttcctcttcctcaacATCCTTGCATTTCCAAAACCCTATCCCTAACCCTCAGCGAAAATGAGAGAGTGCATTTCAATCCACATCGGTCAAGCCGGTATCCAAGTGGGCAACGCCTGCTGGGAGCTCTACTGCCTCGAGCACGGCATTGGCCCCGATGGCCAGATGCCCAGCGACAAGACCGTCGGCCGCGGCGACGACGCCTTCAACACCTTCTTCTCCGAGACCGGCGCCGGCAAGCACGTCCCTCGCGCCATCTTCGTCGATCTGGAGCCCACCGTCATCGACGAGGTCCGCACCGGCACCTACCGCCAGCTCTTCCACCCCGAGCAGCTCATCTCCGGCAAAGAGGACGCCGCCAACAACTTCGCCCGCGGCCATTACACCATCGGCAAGGAGATCGTCGATCTCTGCCTGGACCGCATCAGAAAGCTCGCTGATAACTGTACCGGGCTTCAGGGGTTCTTGGTCTTCAATGCGGTTGGTGGCGGTACCGGGTCGGGTCTCGGGTCGTTGCTGCTGGAGCGGCTTTCGGTGGATTATGGAAAGAAATCCAAGTTGGGTTTCACTGTGTACCCTTCTCCTCAGGTTTCAACTTCTGTTGTGGAGCCTTACAACAGTGTTCTCTCTACCCATTCTCTGCTTGAGCACACCGATGTGTCTGTGTTGCTCGACAATGAGGCCATCTACGACATCTGCCGGAGGTCTCTTGATATCGAGCGTCCCACGTACACCAATCTCAATCGCCTTGTCTCTCAGGTAATTTATCAAACGCCTTTGGTGCATTAGCTTCTGATTTTTACCAAATACCTTATGTGCATCGCTACTGATTCTGATTTGTTTGGATTTGACGACTGATGGGTTGTTGATTTTTGTTGCTTTGCAGGTGATTTCTTCTCTGACGGCCTCTTTGAGGTTCGATGGAGCTCTGAATGTGGATGTGACTGAGTTCCAGACCAACCTGGTTCCTTACCCCAGGATCCATTTCATGCTTTCATCTTATGCTCCGGTGATCTCTGCTGAGAAGGCGTATCATGAGCAGCTCTCGGTGGCTGAGATCACCAACAGTGCATTTGAGCCAGCTTCTATGATGGCCAAGTGTGATCCCCGCCATGGCAAGTACATGGCATGCTGTTTGATGTACCGAGGTGATGTGGTGCCCAAGGATGTGAATGCGGCGGTGGCCACCATCAAGACCAAGAGGACAATCCAGTTTG
This window encodes:
- the LOC18789381 gene encoding tubulin alpha chain; this translates as MRECISIHIGQAGIQVGNACWELYCLEHGIGPDGQMPSDKTVGRGDDAFNTFFSETGAGKHVPRAIFVDLEPTVIDEVRTGTYRQLFHPEQLISGKEDAANNFARGHYTIGKEIVDLCLDRIRKLADNCTGLQGFLVFNAVGGGTGSGLGSLLLERLSVDYGKKSKLGFTVYPSPQVSTSVVEPYNSVLSTHSLLEHTDVSVLLDNEAIYDICRRSLDIERPTYTNLNRLVSQVISSLTASLRFDGALNVDVTEFQTNLVPYPRIHFMLSSYAPVISAEKAYHEQLSVAEITNSAFEPASMMAKCDPRHGKYMACCLMYRGDVVPKDVNAAVATIKTKRTIQFVDWCPTGFKCGINYQPPTVVPGGDLAKVQRAVCMISNSTSVAEVFSRIDHKFDLMYAKRAFVHWYVGEGMEEGEFSEAREDLAALEKDYEEVGAESAEGDDGDEGDDY